A single genomic interval of Helianthus annuus cultivar XRQ/B chromosome 13, HanXRQr2.0-SUNRISE, whole genome shotgun sequence harbors:
- the LOC110897387 gene encoding basic transcription factor 3 → MNVEKLMKMAGAVRTGGKGSVRRKKKAVHKATTTDDKRLQSTLKRIGVNTIPAIEEVNIFKDETVIQFQNPKVQASIAANTWVVSGSPQTKNLQDILPGILNQLGPDNLDNLRKLAEQFQKQSAGADEGATSAAAQDDDDDVPELVAGETFEAAAEEGQKS, encoded by the exons ATGAATGTGGAAAAGCTGATGAAGATGGCCGGTGCTGTTCGCACCGGTGGGAAGGGTAGTGTGAGAAG AAAGAAGAAGGCTGTACATAAAGCGACCACCACAGATGACAAGAGGCTGCAAAGCACTTTGAAGAGAATCGGAGTAAACACAATACCAGCAATTGAGGAAGTTAATATCTTTAAGGATGAAACTGTCATCCAGTTCCAAAACCCCAAAG TGCAAGCCTCTATCGCTGCCAACACATGGGTGGTTAGCGGTTCTCCACAAACGAAGA ATTTACAAGATATTCTTCCTGGAATTTTGAACCAGCTGG GGCCGGATAACTTGGATAACTTAAGAAAGTTAGCAGAGCAGTTCCAGAAGCAGTCCGCAGGTGCAGATGAAGGCGCTACTTCCGCCGCAGCACAAGACGATGACGACGATGTTCCAGAACTTGTTGCCGGTGAAACCTTTGAAGCTGCGGCTGAGGAAGGACAAAAATCTTAA